Genomic segment of Arachis stenosperma cultivar V10309 chromosome 4, arast.V10309.gnm1.PFL2, whole genome shotgun sequence:
tcaataagatcagagaaaagactcatcatgcacctttggaaagtagctggtgcattgcacaagccaaagggcattctttTATAAGCATAGGttccaaaaggacatgtaaaagtagtctttttctgatcctcaggagctatatgaatctggaaataacctgtgtaaccatctaaaaagcaataatgtgatttacctgacaggtgatccagcatttgatcaatgaatggaagtggatagtgatccttacgagtagcttggttgagacgtctgtaatcaatgcagactctccaagcattttgaactctagttgctatgagctctccatgctcatttttcactgtagtgactccagacttcttgggcaccacttgcactgggcttacccattcactgtctgaaatgggatatatgataccggcctccaatagtctggtcacttcctttttgacaacttccaagatggtaggattcaatcttctttgtggttgacggacaggtcttgctccctcttctaaaaatattctgtgctcacatATTTGAGGGTTGATTCCCactatgtctgccaaactccaccctATTGCCTTCTTATGCTTCCTCAACACATCAAGTAGctgttcttcttgttgagaagtCAGTTCTCTTGCAATAATAACCGGAAGCTTCTGCTcatcctcaaggtaagcatatttgagatgtggaggaagaggtttcaattctaactttTGATCATGGACAGGCTCTGGGTTATCATTGTCAGTTAAGAGGGTCCCCACACTTGTACCTTGTCCAGTGTGCCTCTCTTCAAACTCTTCCTTTTGAACTTCAGCCACACTTTCGTCTATGacatcacactggaagatagaacgaTCTTCTGGGGGGTTGTCAATgactccattcagattgaagattactatgcggccatctatttcaaaggagtatgtccctgaaaaagcatccaatttgaattttgatgtcttcaggaatggtcttccaagtaggattgatgatggcttatctgaatcattatggggcatctccaagatataaaaatcagtgggaaatgtgagccctttaatgttcaccaaaacatcttcagcaactccagcaactgtaataatgcttttatctgctaacacaaaacgagctgccgacctttttaagggagggagcctcaaaacatcatatatagacaaaggcattatactgacacatgctcctaaatcacacatgcaatcataaattactacaccaccaatagtacaactaactatgcaaggacctggatcactacatttttcaggtaatcctcccattaaagcagatatagaactacctaaaggaatagtttctaattcattaattttatctttatggatacataagtcttttagaaactttgcatatttaggtacctgttgaataacatcaaaaaggggaacagttacctcaacctttctGAATATCTCTACCATTTTAGGATCAGGTTCCAGCTGCTTCCtaggcttccttgcaagttgtggaaatggaatgggaGTAGTGTTTTCTGTGGTGCCTGCACCTTTTTGTGCCTCTTCTTGTGGTTGAGCTATCTCTTCTTCGGCTATGTCCTGTATatcatcttcctcttcaacatcttcgATTTCTaccacctcttcagctgaggcgtaTTCTGGTGAGCTTGGTTCCTCCTGATTCCTCTCCTGCAGTGTGGTTTCGGACCtcagggtgatggcattaattcctccctttggattgggtaatggttgagaggggattcCAGTGGTCCTTGAAGGTTGGTTACTGGAATTTTGTGCTGAACCAAGTTGTGTCATAAAAGTTTGTAGAGTAGAGGTGAAACCATTCAAACTGGCGTTAATACTGTTCACGATGGTATTTTTCTTGGCTAGTTGTCTTTTCTCAAAAGCTTGTAATAATTCTTCATTAGAAGATACAGAAGAATGAGTAAATTGAGAGGTTTGCTGCTGATTGTTCGGTGGTCCTTGGTTTTGCCTCAGGTGAGGTGCTCGGTATGGTTGATTTTGCTGCCTGTTGTTGtaattattccacctctgatttccctGATTATCTCTGCCTCCCCTATTATTGTCATCCCTCCAATTCTGGTTTGAATtgtcctgccatccatggttattatttccactttgattgtacccttggttggggcggtcatagaagttgtgagtggatgccaccatgttgtcttcttgttggagCTGCCGGCATTCATCAGTGTAATGGCTGTAATCAGCACAAATTCCGCAAATTCTTTGTGGAAATAGTTGTTGGTTTTGCTGCAGTTGAGTTTGCTGAGCTTGTTGATTTAACTGCATTTGCTTCAGCAGGTTGGTCATTTCACAAATACTTCGATTTAGAGCAGCAGTCTCTATGCCAGAAGATACTTCTGCAACGGCCCTTGAACGGCCTTGCTTCTGTCTGTGGTTCCGAGTAGATTCAGCAAAATCACTGATCAATTGCCAAGCTTCATTAGTGGTCTTGTACTtcttcatagacccattgctggcactttccaatgtggtcttatcttAGGGTCTCATACCTTGTGTGACATAGCTGAGTAGCACGATCTTGTCGATCATGTGGTGGGGgcatgcttccagaagattattgaagcgctcccagtattcaaagaGAGTCTCATTGTCATCCTGAACAATTGTAGAGATATCCTTCCTCAGTttatcagtaacttcagataGGAAGAATTTCTCCAGGAACTCCTTTCTGAGTGTATCCTAGTTGGATACGTTTGCTagaggttgagtgtagtaccactctcttgcttttccctcaagagagaacGGAAAAGCTTTCAGCAGAATTGAAGTTTCATTAGCGCCATCACGCCTGACAGTAGAACAGGCTGCTTGGAAATCTCTCaagtgcttgataggctcttgagcaggtaggcCATGAAACTTCGGCATCAAATTTAGCAGTGcagtctttatttcaaaatccgtAGCTACCGCTGGATGATGCGCTTGAAACGGTTGCAGTGTAAAATCAGGAGCTCCTTCCTCCTGAATGGTAATTCTTCTAGCTGCCATGTTTTCTGCACGTAAAACAACCGAATCAGTAGAACGGGGGCTGGTTTCTTCCTCAGATTCACTTTCAGATCCGCCCTCAGAGcggactggtgcacgaaattgcaataacacttttgcaatcccgcacaactaaccagcaagtgcactgggtcgtccaagtaataccttgcgtgagcaagggtcgatcccacggagattgtcggcttgaatcaagctatggttatcttgtaaatcttagtcaggatatcagaaattatcaggattgattgtgaaaagcaaaagaacatgaaatggttacttgttttgcagtaatggagaataggttgaggtttggagatgctccatcttctgaatctctgctttcctactgtcttcttcatcaaacacgcaagtctccttccatggcaagctgtgtgtagggtttcaccgttgtcagtggctacctcccatcctctcattggaacgattcctaatgccctgtcacggcacggcattccatatgtcggttctcaatcagaccggagtagaatccagtgattcttttggcgtctgtcactaacgccccgccttcaggagattgaagcatgtcacagtcattcagtcattgaatcctactcagaataccacagacaaggtttagaccttccggattctcttgaatgccgccatcagtctagcttataccacgaagattccgataaaagaatccaagagataactacttaatctaaggtagaacagaggtggttgtcaggcacatgttcatagttgagaatgatgatgattgtcactgatcatcacattcatccggattaagaacaagtattatcttagaatggaagcaagcatgattgaatgagaaacagtagtaattgcattaatccatcaagacacagcagagctcctcacccccaaccatggggtttagagactcatgctgtggaagaaaacgtgtaaaatgtcataagGCTGCATAAGGTTttgattacaaagtcaaaaggtcctataagtagtaaactagtatcctaaggtttacagaaatgagtaaatgacagaaaaatccacttccggacccacttggtgtgtgcttgggctgagcattgaagcttttatgtgtagagacgttttctggagttaaacgccagttctcatgccagtttgggcgtttaactccaagttttatgccagttccggcgtttaacgctggaatttctgaggccggtttgctacgcaggtttgggccatcaaatcttgggcaaagtatggactattatatattgctggaaagccctggatgtctactttccaacgccgttgagagcgcgccaattgggcttctgtagctccagaaaatccgcttcgagtgcagggaggtcagaatccaacagcatctgcagtccttttcagtctctggatcagatttttgctcagaaccttcaatttcagtcagaaaatacctgaaatcacagaaaaacacacaaactcatagtaaagtccagaaaagtgaattttaattaaaaactaataaaaatatactaaaactaactaaaagatactaaaaacatactaaaaacaatgccaaaaagcatacaaattatccgctcatcacaacaccaaacttaaattgttgcttgtccccaagcaactgaaaatcaaaataggataaaaagaagagaatatactatagactccaaaatatcaaagaaacatagctccaattagatgagcgggactagtagctttttgcctccgaacagttttggcatctcactctatcctttgaagttcagaatgattagcatctataagaactcagaactcagatagtgttattgattctcctagttaagtatgttgatttttgaacatagccagtgtatgagtcttggctgtggcccaaagcattctgtcttccagtattaccaccggatacatacatgccacagacacataattgggtgaaccttctcagattgtgactcagctttgctaaagtccccaattagaggtgtccagggttcttaagcacactcttgttgccttggatcacaactcttattcttttctttttctttctcttttctcttttttttttttcgaaaattttttttttactgctttttcttgcttcaagaatcattttgatgatttttcagatcctcaataacagttctctttctcttaattctttcaagagccaacagttttaacattcttaaaacaacaaattcaaaagacatatgcactgttcaagcattcattcagaaaacaaaaagtattgtcaccacatcaaactaattcaactagtttcagagataaatttcgaaatcctgtacttcttgttcttttgtgattaaagcattttttcttttaagagaggtgatggattcataggacattcataactttaaggcataactttaattttattaattatgaattaaaaataagactcaaaaatagatatagaataagactagaaaaacgaaaaataaaaacaaaataaaggaaaataaaaaaaaacgaaaaacagaggctcctaatgatagaggttttcacagagttaggactcaacaaccttgattttgagaagtggatgctccctcagctttagaggagagcttttggtgtttcatctcttggatttcacgcccctgcttctcttgttccttcagcaatttgcagagcatgcagttctgattctgctgttcttccttcagttgctccatagtctcttgcagcttgttaatagatgcttctaggctggaccagtagtcaattcttgggaattcagggaggaattcctgcgccctcctcttgatggagttgtcttgcacttgtccttccattgacttcttggtgattgggtgttcaatgggtatgaactcatctactcccatcttcaccccagcctctttacagagcaaggaaatcaagcttgggtaagccagtttggcctcagtggaattcttatttgcaatggtgtagatctcacaagcaatcacatgatgaacctccacttcttttccaagcataatgcaatgaatcatcactgctctcttgatggtgacctcagaacggttgctagtgggcaatatggaacgcccaataaagtctagccaacctcttgcaattggcttgaggtctcccctcttgagttggtttgggacaccctttgaattggttatccacttagtcccagggaggcatatgtcctctagaacttgatccaaacctttatctactctcaccatcctcctattgaaggaatcaggatcatcttgtagttgaggtagtttgaagatttctcttattttgtccagatggaagtacataactttctctctgaccatggttctgtgggtatggtaagcggttccagtcattctttgcttatctgttagccacagatttgagtagaattcctgaaccatgttccttccaacctttgtctcaggattggtcagaacttcccaacctctgtttcgaatttgctcttggatctccggatattcatcttctttcagatcaaatttaacttccgggatcactgacctcagacctattattttgtgataatggtcttcatgttctttggttaagaacttctcttcattccaaagattctttggattagtctctttctttcctcttgagttggtttgttttcccttgggagccatgatcttgatagatcttagcttagtgatcacggaaaagcacaccaaacttagaggttttgcttgtcctcaagcaaaaagaaaagaaagaagagaagagagagagggagagaggaaattcgaatggtgtgaggaaggaggggtgaggaacgttcatttatagagtgggggggaGGAGagtttcgaaaacaaaagagagatttgaaaggaaatttgaaaagattttgaaaaaatttgagaaaagggtgagtttttgaagaagatttgagattattttgaaatagatttgaagaatggttttgatttgtgaagatttgaaagtgaatgatgaaaggttgaagtgcatttatgcagaagattatgggtaaaaagaggaaagtttgaaaaaatttgagttgaaaacaaaaatgtggtccccccacctttctggcgttaaacgcccagaatggcacccattctggcgtttaacgcccacttggcaccctttttgggcgtttaacgcccagccaggtaccctggctggcgttaaacgccagaaaaccttcctcactgggcgtttttctgaacgcccagt
This window contains:
- the LOC130975470 gene encoding uncharacterized protein LOC130975470 — protein: MKKYKTTNEAWQLISDFAESTRNHRQKQGRSRAVAEVSSGIETAALNRSICEMTNLLKQMQLNQQAQQTQLQQNQQLFPQRICGICADYSHYTDECRQLQQEDNMERNQEEPSSPEYASAEEVVEIEDVEEEDDIQDIAEEEIAQPQEEAQKGAGTTENTTPIPFPQLARKPRKQLEPDPKMVEIFRKVECDVIDESVAEVQKEEFEERHTGQGTSVGTLLTDNDNPEPKEVTRLLEAGIIYPISDSEWVSPVQVVPKKSGVTTVKNEHGELIATRVQNAWRVCIDYRRLNQATRKDHYPLPFIDQMLDHLSGKSHYCFLDGYTGYFQIHIAPEDQKKTTFTCPFGTYAYKRMPFGLCNAPATFQRCMMSLFSDLIEDCMEVFMDDFSVYGDSFNLCLDGLSRVLDRCINTNLVLNFEKCHFMVKQGIVLGHVVSNNGISVDPAKVNVISSLP